In Ostrinia nubilalis chromosome 6, ilOstNubi1.1, whole genome shotgun sequence, the genomic window GGGGATGATTCTGGTGCCTTAATATAACAAGTTTTTATAAATATGGGATCAACATTTGGAAGAACATAATCTGGAATCTAACAGATTAAATGTAAATTATCCGATTCTATCTAACATTAATACTTAGATTTAAAATAACAGCAAAGCGTCACATAAACAGTGTCTTCACTTTTTAACTAGGTAGAAGGACATTGTTGTTAAGTGTCATTTTATTAGATAGTGAAAGGACATTAGAAAGAGGGCAAATAAATACGAATGCCTATATGATTCCTGTCATGTAACGCCAGAGCTTGCGATTCAGCGCACGCGCGGCTTTCACTGCCGCCACGACCATCGTATCCTGCTCTACGCAGTACCTACGACCCCATGTATTAGTGATGACACGTAAATACTCTCCgaatatttgtttaattttctaatttaattGTAAATTACGTTGCAATTTTTACTTTTAGACATTTatgttattatgtatttttatgtttttaacgGCTGCAATCTCCATAAAATACCTACAACCTAAGAATGACTACTCTACTAAGCAGGTGCCTACTTGAAATATCATAATTTATGTTATGTATATGAAAAGAatgatacctacctataaaaaTAAGAACGGTCTTTAACATGgtctttaataataatgaactgaagctaatttaaaagttttaaaatggaCCACCAATACACACTACACTATACACAGAATTAGTCGTCATTAAGATCATTTGGGAACATATAAGAATTCACTAAAGTCACGTAGCTCGTTAACACACATTTTCTTCCTTTATAACTACCGATCAACATTTTTTCCATAACGAGTTATTGAGGTCAGGTCTTTCGAGTTATAACAAGGAGGATGGTTTCATATATTAAATTAGCTCGTCTTTCTTCCCGCAAAGCCGACAGCCGACCGGTATTTTAACGAGCGGTGTTTAATATGTGACCCTTTCCCGAAAACCAATTTAACTACTTGtattataaatacaaataggtacatgcaaaaatattattttcatttaaatttcgcAAACAGAACAATGACTctgattattattaaaaacttgtTATTATACAATGATTAACGCCTCACTCAGTGTTTTGTGTTCAACATTCCTAATTGTTTCTTAATTTTTACAGAGGTCAAGCAATATGTACGTGTGGATCATTTTGAGCTGGCTCTTTGGGCTAGCTTCTCCTAACCCCGATGCTGTCGACACCATTTCACTGAAACACATTGCGAATCTATCTTGTAAGTGCACACCTACCTTCATCATAAGTAATAATCTTAATCCAATATCCGTGTTAACTTTAAGTAGCAATACTTCATTATTTCTTTACGTTACTTACAGACGAAGCATCAAATGCTGATCTCAGCTCGGTGGCTTCAATTTTCTCCCCACGTATGGACTTTGATCAATGGAAACCTTTGACTGGTCGAGGGGATCCATTAAGAAATGATCCTACTTACGACTACGAACCACCTGTATTGGAACGCGTGCACTACTGGGCTGACGACACTCGGCTCGAGCGCGAGCACTATCCCGAGAGAAAGTCTGAAGTTCTCATGCTTGGAGTGTCGTCTCGCAGGCCGAGCGTCGCGCCGCGCCAGCCGCCGCCCCGGCGGCACCAGCGGTTGCCTGTGCCGCCCAAGTATGAAGATTACTCGTACAAACTTAATGAGCACTATCCTATGACTATACTTGTACCACCTCCGCCACCGCCACCAGGACATCAACCATCTCCGTATGTACTAACTGAAAAAGTACCAGTATCAAACCCACCGGTTAAAATAACAACTCCGACAACATTTTCATCAAAGAAACCCACCACGCCAATATCAAAAAGCCCCACATCTTTGTACGCTTTGCAGGAATCGAATTTGATTTATCAATCGTCAACAACTACTCATAATTGGCTTTTGAATCAAAATAACTCTATTTCCAACGTAGTGAGCAGTGATTATGCTGGATGGGGTCCTACAGCTTCTATAGAAGAGATTGAGGTAGCTAATGATACTCAAAACATAATACCAACTGATCATAACGAAATATTTAAGCAACCTTATGCATTTTATAAACCGATGCTATCAGAAGGACCGCCACCTCCACAAACTACTTCGAATTCTTTACTTCTACCGGATTTCATACCGACAGCCTTGCCACCTATAGCAACGCCACAAATATCAACATTCAGTGTCACGCTTGCAACACCGACAACAGATACCACTACAGCAGAGGTTCCAACAAGGGTAGCTCAAGATTATTTTGAAGAGACTACCACAGAAAGACAAATAGACCCGTTGACAAAACTTACATCTTCAGCCACTTTTGCTAGTTCCAAACcagataaaaatatatttgatatgTTAGGTCCAATGTTGAGCATGCCGCTCGTAAATGGACCTGAGAGACCGGAAGACAATCTGTATGCCCACGCTTCTGAAAATTTACAAGTGTATAAAGAGCATCCAACCGAAGACACTCTAAACTTAGA contains:
- the LOC135072550 gene encoding uncharacterized protein LOC135072550; its protein translation is MYVWIILSWLFGLASPNPDAVDTISLKHIANLSYEASNADLSSVASIFSPRMDFDQWKPLTGRGDPLRNDPTYDYEPPVLERVHYWADDTRLEREHYPERKSEVLMLGVSSRRPSVAPRQPPPRRHQRLPVPPKYEDYSYKLNEHYPMTILVPPPPPPPGHQPSPYVLTEKVPVSNPPVKITTPTTFSSKKPTTPISKSPTSLYALQESNLIYQSSTTTHNWLLNQNNSISNVVSSDYAGWGPTASIEEIEVANDTQNIIPTDHNEIFKQPYAFYKPMLSEGPPPPQTTSNSLLLPDFIPTALPPIATPQISTFSVTLATPTTDTTTAEVPTRVAQDYFEETTTERQIDPLTKLTSSATFASSKPDKNIFDMLGPMLSMPLVNGPERPEDNLYAHASENLQVYKEHPTEDTLNLETMQTMQPPPVPITESTTQSESYYTNPYIINNQMKHKPSTFTHDPYLHMRFTTVKPPNKIEAHKDLKPTSEEPPVPMYLIIQGHSKVKTYSSKPNSKDNLDTISNEIPKPNETNEVKHLHPLQDSKPEKLMKPITRESRSKNLKSLVESSFGSIEIQEADVGIKYDVSDGSDVPVEIYRKGIVDSDENSYTSKKLLKQSRQKRQIDLEDLIPFDEDTIEEYVYNFLNGKRNSTGITGLIAQAVTSDVASVVDDLEEDEDNEQEEER